The window ATTTTAATTTATCGCCAAATGGCGGGAATTTAAGTAAGCATAAACTACAAATATTTGCATCTAATTGCTTAGAACAGGATGCGGAATACGCCGTTAATGGTAAATTAATTCCCGTAGCAAATACGCCATTGGATTTTACAAAACCAAAAGAAATTGGCGCCGATTGGGATCCTGAAGAAGGTTACGACCAAACTTATGTACTCGATAAAATTTACGGTGATTTATCTTTAGCAAGTAAAACAATAGCAGAAGATAGTGGTTTAATTTTAAGCATTTACACAACTGAGCCCGTTGCTCATTTGTATACATCGAAATATTTGAGAGCAACTAACGGCAAAAATGGAAAAGATTATACGGGTTTTGATGCATTTTGCATAGAAACACAACATCATCCAAATGCGATAAATATTAGTGATTTTCCAACTACAGTGTTGCAGCCAGAAGGTTTGTATACACAAACTACCATCTATAAAGTTTCATTAAATAAATAAATAAATTATGTTCACCATCTCAGAAATTAAGACAGCAGAAGCGAAAATTAAAACTGGTGCAGATTTCCCTCAGTTTATAAAGGAAATTAAAGATTTAGGTGTGACCAGAAACGACGTTTATGTTTCCAATGGTTTATCAATTTATTTTGGTGATGAAAATCAATCTGAACAAGTAAGTCCAGAAAATTATCCTCAATTGGTGGTTAATGATGAATCTTCTGTAGATAAATTGAAACATGCTTTGGAGGTTCATCAACAAGGAAACTCCGATTTCATAGAGTTTTGTAAGCAAGCAGCTGATGCTGGTGTAGAAAAATGGGTTGTAGATACGGCAGATATGACTTGCACTTATTTAGATAGTGAGCAGAAAGAATTGGTTAAAGAAGAGATTTCCTCTATTTAAAATATGATTTTTTTTAATAATTTAAAAACTGGTTCTTAATTATTTACGAACCAGTTTTGGTTTAGAAGGCTTTGGGAATGCTTTGGGAAATTTGTTTCAGCCAAGGTTGCAATTTTTAATATAATGTTAAATAATTATTCGCAATAATATTTAATATATTTGTACCATATTGGTACATTTTATTATATGTTATGATAATAGTTAGTAGTAGAGAATTTAGAGACAAACAAGCAGAATATATGGACTTGGTAGATAATGGGGAGCAGGTAATTGTTCAAAGGGGTAAAAATAAAGCTTATTCTATATCCCCAATTTCAGAAGAAGATATTTATTTTACTAAAGAAATGGTTGAAAAGATTGAAAAATCATTGAACCAAGCAAAAAAAGGTAAGGTTACAAAAATAAGCGGAAAAGAGTCGTTGATTAACTTCTTGGATAACTTGTAATGTTCAGTTTAGAATTTACTGAGGAAGCTAAAGAAGATTTAACGAGATTAAAAAAAACAGAACTCAACGCATATAAAAAAGCACAAAAGTTATTGTTAGAGATAATTGAGCATCCAACCATAGGAACAGGCCAGGTCGAATTGTTAAAGCACGGATTATCTGGTTTATACTCCCGTAGA is drawn from Pedobacter mucosus and contains these coding sequences:
- a CDS encoding DUF1398 domain-containing protein: MFTISEIKTAEAKIKTGADFPQFIKEIKDLGVTRNDVYVSNGLSIYFGDENQSEQVSPENYPQLVVNDESSVDKLKHALEVHQQGNSDFIEFCKQAADAGVEKWVVDTADMTCTYLDSEQKELVKEEISSI
- a CDS encoding type II toxin-antitoxin system Phd/YefM family antitoxin, producing the protein MIIVSSREFRDKQAEYMDLVDNGEQVIVQRGKNKAYSISPISEEDIYFTKEMVEKIEKSLNQAKKGKVTKISGKESLINFLDNL
- a CDS encoding Txe/YoeB family addiction module toxin, with amino-acid sequence MFSLEFTEEAKEDLTRLKKTELNAYKKAQKLLLEIIEHPTIGTGQVELLKHGLSGLYSRRISQKHRLIYKVFDDTKMVLILAASSHYGKK